Proteins found in one Halobaculum sp. MBLA0147 genomic segment:
- a CDS encoding ABC transporter ATP-binding protein, with the protein MLRVENLQKYYESESGFFDRLLGRQQYVKAVDGVSFEIYEGETLGLVGESGCGKSTVGRTVLQLDEPTGGSVYYRGREITGLPEDELRDLRKEMQVVFQNPQSSLNPRLTINDIIGEALDIHGLAEGTTRDERIKELLERVGLSASHANRYPNEFSGGQLQRIGIARALAVDPDFIVCDEPVSALDVSVQAQILNLLEDLQEDLGLSYLFIAHDLSVVEHISDRIAVMYLGELAELGTPEELFTPPQHPYTEALLSAIPEPDPGWDADRIILEGSVPSPIDPPSGCKFHTRCPRVIPPADFELEQSEWRAVLDLVTRIEAADVDVSTAETLVENGDAPDLPTAIRQEYDVPETLSDPDADRALADAVGAVVADDGDPTETGVGETFASPCTTAEPELRETAAGHAACHLFDPEYADPSPTAAPRQVANGDVEGQRTSGDD; encoded by the coding sequence CTGCTCCGCGTCGAGAACCTCCAGAAGTACTACGAGTCCGAGAGCGGGTTCTTCGACCGCCTGCTCGGCCGCCAGCAGTACGTGAAGGCGGTCGACGGCGTCTCCTTCGAGATCTACGAGGGGGAGACGCTGGGGCTCGTCGGGGAGTCCGGCTGTGGGAAGAGTACCGTCGGGCGGACGGTGCTGCAGTTGGACGAGCCGACCGGCGGGTCGGTGTACTACCGCGGCCGCGAGATCACCGGACTGCCGGAGGACGAACTGCGCGACCTCCGCAAGGAGATGCAGGTCGTCTTCCAGAACCCACAGTCGAGTCTCAATCCGCGCCTGACGATCAACGACATCATCGGCGAGGCGCTGGACATCCACGGGCTCGCCGAGGGGACCACCCGCGACGAGCGGATCAAGGAACTGCTCGAACGGGTCGGGCTCTCGGCGAGTCACGCCAACCGCTACCCCAACGAGTTCTCCGGCGGGCAACTCCAGCGGATCGGCATCGCCCGCGCACTCGCCGTCGACCCGGACTTCATCGTCTGTGACGAGCCGGTGTCGGCACTGGACGTGTCCGTCCAGGCACAGATCCTCAACTTGTTGGAGGACCTCCAGGAGGACCTGGGGCTGTCGTACCTGTTCATCGCACACGACCTCTCGGTCGTCGAGCACATCTCCGACCGCATCGCGGTGATGTACCTCGGCGAACTGGCCGAGCTGGGCACCCCAGAGGAGCTGTTCACTCCGCCACAGCACCCGTACACGGAGGCGTTGCTGTCGGCGATTCCGGAGCCAGACCCCGGGTGGGACGCCGACCGGATCATCCTGGAGGGGAGTGTCCCCTCGCCCATCGACCCGCCGTCGGGGTGTAAGTTCCACACTCGGTGTCCGCGGGTGATCCCGCCCGCGGACTTCGAGTTGGAGCAGTCGGAGTGGCGGGCGGTGTTGGACCTGGTGACGCGGATCGAGGCGGCCGACGTGGACGTGTCGACGGCGGAGACGCTCGTCGAGAACGGGGACGCGCCGGACCTACCGACCGCCATCCGCCAGGAGTACGACGTGCCGGAGACGCTGTCGGACCCGGACGCCGACCGGGCGTTGGCCGACGCCGTCGGGGCGGTCGTCGCCGACGACGGCGACCCGACGGAGACGGGTGTCGGCGAGACGTTCGCCAGCCCGTGTACGACCGCCGAGCCGGAACTCCGAGAGACGGCGGCCGGACACGCCGCCTGTCACCTCTTCGATCCGGAGTACGCCGACCCGTCGCCCACCGCCGCACCGCGGCAGGTCGCGAACGGGGACGTGGAGGGACAACGCACCAGCGGCGACGACTGA